In the genome of Leopardus geoffroyi isolate Oge1 chromosome B1, O.geoffroyi_Oge1_pat1.0, whole genome shotgun sequence, the window GGGGCTGTTCTCGGGACCCTGCCAGGGTGAAGGCCAGGGCCCTCGTCTCTCAGCCCCAGACCTGCATGGAGACGGCCACGGAGCACAGATTTCCTCCCCACTGCACATACCCTCACACATGTAAACAGACTCAacttgtgcgcacacacacacacacacacacacacaccacacgctTGTGCAGGTGACGCAAGTGTACATAGTCACAGTTGCACACtgtgcataaacacacacactcacactcgcTCCTGCCCCAGTGGCCTGCGGGCCACACTCACCATGCCTAGGTCTGCCTGATGCGATCGTCTGTGCCCTCCCTGCCTAGGTCGCCTGTCTTAAGCTCCTACCCAGTCCCCCAGGACACTTCGGGCTCCGGCTGCCGCTCCCTACAAGGGCAGGCGCAGGGCTACCCTGGGGACTGGACAACTGCAGAGTGAGCTTTGGCAGCTGGCGGGTGACTCAGATGCCCATCCTGCCCTGCCCAGCAGGGCCCCCAGGTTTCCAGgcacctccccactgcccctcacCCAGAAGCTTTTGTTCTCCTGTTTTCTGTACATCTCCAGGGCCACCTACACGTGGACCAAAGACCCGGGAGCTATGGGAACTAGAGGAAGGAGCACCTTTCCCAGATTGGCACAAAGTTACTGTGAGTGGCCTTGGGGCCTCGTCACCATGCACTCCTCGAGCATGTTGTGTGCACCGTCACCTATCTGCCTCGGTGGCAGATAAGTCCCAGGGCCCCGTCCCCATGGCAGGGAACTCCTTGCCTGGAACACAGTGGGGATAGCATTTCTGGGACGAAGGGCCATCCACatgggctgggccctgggccaTCACTCGGGCAAGTTTCCCCCCTACATCGGGGCCCAGCAGGCAGAAGCTGGGGAGGGCACACAGGTGCCTGTGAATGGTGCCAGGTACCAAGGTCACCACAGAATCAGGGGCTGGATGTCCTGGTCCTGGGTTGAGGGGAGTGAAGGTTAGGGGTGGGAAAGGACGGGGGTGGGGTCTGGGGTCTGTGGGCTGAGCAGGAGGAGGGCGCTTGGTGGCCGAATGAAGTGGGCAGGCAGGGTTCTGCAGTTCCACACCTGGGGAACAAGCCCTCAGAGCCCCTGTGCCTGCACCTGGCAGGGAAGCATCAGCTGCGGCCAGTCTGCAGGTGCGTCTGGGAACCACATCACACGAGTGCCACTGTAGCCGGGATCCTGCCCCTCGGGGCACGCACCTTCCATCACGTGACACCCCTGGGGCGATCCCAGGGGCAGCTCACTGTTGGTCTCCACTAAGTATGAGACAACAGACACTGTGCAGAGCCTAGGGAGGCGTGACATGCCTGGGGGGACTTGGGGGCTTCCTGGGGTTCTGCCTGGAGGACTCCCAGAGGGACAGCCTGTCACTAACGTgggagacccaggcagggctgcACTCTCAGCTGGGCAGGGTCTGACCGTGATGCCTGGGGAGACCCTAGCAGGGCCGCAGGAGTGGGGACCACTGCAACGAGAAGGGAAGGCATGTGGGATCTGTGCTCAGAAGGCCCCTGATGCGAGGAAGGCCAGAAGACACCGGCAGGGACCCTGGGGAGGTTTCCTGGGCTGGTAGCACTAAAGATAGCCACGGAGTCTGGCTCCTGGGAGAATATCGGGATTCAACATGGACAGCTGGCCCTGACAGGTGCAGGGGCATCAGCAGGCGGTCCCGGTGTTCTGAGCCAGGTGGGAGCCCCCTCAGCCTTCAGGAAGGGCCCTGGGCCAAAGGAAGCCTCCCTCAGCTTAGGGGTCTTCCCTGGGCAGCCGTGTACGTAGGGCACGTGTGCCTGTGCGTGCCCTCCACTGGTCCTCTCCCCGTCTCCCCCGCCCCGCTGGAAGCTGCTGGTATGTGCTCCCTACCAGCACTCCGGCCTCATCTTCAGCccaagagacatttatttttgattctgGAAGCAGGAGCTGCTGAGGAGtcctgtttattttaaagtccagGGAAGGGAAAACACACTCATCACCCGAGGTCATCTGCCTAGCTGCTCAAGGGGGTAGGGGTGTGCACTCTGGATTGCCGCATGGCATGTTGGTGAAAGAGGGTTATTTTGTGCCTTGTGGGGTCAACATGTGCGTGCAGTCTCCTCAGGGAGCAATGAGGGGGCTTGGGaaggccctccccccaccccaggccggGCAGAAGCACCAGTGGAGGCATCGGGCAGAGGTCTCAGAGTCCTTAGAGAAGAGCCTGGTGACCCTGTAGGATGGGCCTCCTTATTCCCACCGCCATCCCAGGAAACAGCGCAGGTGATTTTCCAATTTCTCGGCTGGAGTCCCAGAGCCAGGACTCCAGAGCAAGCTGCCGAGCCAGAAGGGCCTCCCTCCATGcagatttactgagcacctgctttgtgccCTGGAGTTTTAGCCTCTGCATTCCATTCTCTTTAGATTTATAGTTAAGCTGTCTTTGGAAACAGAAGGGTATGGAAGAGTAGGGAAAAGTGGGCTCCCTCCGTCGTGTTGGGGGCCCTAGTGAGCCCCAAACTCTGGTTCTCAGGGAGCTTCTGCCTGGATCCGTGCAGGGCCCAAGGGGATGAGTGGTCCTCCTGTCAGCCCACCCCCACCTGATTGCCTTGGGAACCATGTATCCGCACAGCCAGTGCTGTtgggaggctggctggctggtcaCCACTGCCCCATCTTTGGGCAGTCTCTGCACAGCTGCAGCTGACCTGTCACGTCTTCACCAGGACTAACCACAGAAGTGGGGGAAACCGGCTACTCTGAGGGGGACAGAGTAACTGGCAGGTTTACCCCCTACCCGTCCCACTTAAGCAGCAGAAGTGGGAGAATGAGGGCCCATCTGGGGGCTCTGCGGACCCAGGGGCCCTGATTGAGGTGGACCTTGGAGCTTCGAACTGCAGGGTCTGGAGGGCAGCGGTCAGGGAGCAGGTCTGCTAGCTCCCAGGAAGACCCCAGCCCCCTGTGCCAGAGAAgctcctgctctgctctgctctgccaggGGACTGGGGACtgagactgggggcggggggtggctggAAGGGGCTCCCAAGGCAGTGCCGTCCCAGCAGGTGGCCCTGAGGCCACCATAATCAGCGAGGCCTGAGTGCAGAGGGTCTGGCCacagcccccgccctcccccccccccccccaaatgcgCGAGGAGCCTGGGGACCAGGGGGCCAGCGCTCAGGTCACACTTAGTACCTAGACCCGGTATTCCCTGTCCAAAACCTCAAACCCCTTTCCCGGCCAAGGCCCCCTCCCAGTCGGTCCTTGAGGCTGACCTGGAACGGCCAGGGACCTGGACAGGCCTGGGCGGGGCTGCAGGTCGCACTCCAGCCGCCCGGCGTGGGTGGTGGCGGGCTCATTCCCCGACTTTCCAGGCCCTGACGGGAGCGCCCTGGCAAAGCAGGAGGATACGGTGCAATCTGTTTTACACTTTGTGACTTTGACttgtagttttcaaatatttggacaTATAATGGGCGGGCTCGATTGCTGCTCAACCCGGCCTGACAGCGTCCGGGGCTGCAGGAGACGTGGCGGGAGGCCAGCGCCTCACACCCAGGACAAAATCACCCGCGCCGCCCAGCCAGAACCCGCTTGCTCGGCAGTCGCGCACGCGCAGCTGGTCGCGAACAGCGCGCCCGGTGACTTCCCCGCCCGCAGCGGTCGCACGCCGTTCCACCTCCGCCCACCGGGGGGCGCAGCGGTGCCCTCGCTCGTCGCCAACGGCGCATGCGCTCGCCCTGGTACGCTTTTACGTCTCCGCGGCCCTCCGAGCCCTTGTGGCGTCCTCCTCTGGTTGTGCTTCCGGCGTGAAGGTTACCGACAAGATGGTGCCGCCGGTGCAGGTCTCTCCGCTCATCAAGGTGACTAGGCTTTGCGGCCGTCGCCGCGTGCTCGGCTCCGTGTGGGCTCCGCGTGCGCGACCTCAGGGAACCCTGGACCCGCGCCCCCGCGGGTGCgacctgccctcccccctcccccctccccgcgctCCCCCGATCCCCGCCCTGCGCTTCCGACCCCGCCGCGGGCTGGGACCCCCACCGGACCCTGACCCCGCCCCTGACGGCCCTTTCCCCGCAGCTCGGCCGCTACTCCGCCCTGTTCCTCGGCGTGGCCTACGGAGCCAAGCGCTACAGTGAGTGACCGCGGGCGGCCGCGCCGCTGTCTCGGCCGACGGCAGAGGGGGCGCTGGGGCTTCTCAAAGCCTGTTGGGGCTCCCCAGGGCCGTCTGCTAAGCCCCAGCGAAGGGCGAGAaggggggcagagtgggaggCGCCAGAAGCCCGAGCGGACGCGGCAGGTGTGTGGGTTGATTGGGGACTGGCTCGGGCGGTCAGGACCCCAAGTGCATCCTGATGCAGGGCAGCCCCCGGGGAACAGAAAAACGGTGAGTTTCAGCTGGCACGTGGTGCCAGGTGGGTGTGGGAGGAGTGCTGCGGTCTGACGCGGGGCGGCCTCTGGCGACCTAAAGGACGGGGCGAAGTACGAGCCGGGTGGCAGCGGGGACCCTGCAGCTGCCCTCTGGGTTGGGCTCTCTGcggagcgggagcgggagcgggagcggcAGCGGCAGGCCTTCTACATCGAAGTAGAGGGTGGGAAGCCGAGGCATCGGCATTCCCAGTGCACCTGAAGAGACTGAAGCCCTGCTAGGCAGCGTTTCAGGGAGGAAGTTCAAGTGTCTCCCCACCTTCCCGTTTGCCTTAAACAGGCTACCTGAAACCCCGGgcggaagaggaaaggaggataGCCGCTGAGGAGAAGAAGAAGCAGGATGAACGGAAACGGATTGAGAGAGAGCTGG includes:
- the ATP5ME gene encoding ATP synthase subunit e, mitochondrial, which translates into the protein MVPPVQVSPLIKLGRYSALFLGVAYGAKRYSYLKPRAEEERRIAAEEKKKQDERKRIERELAEAQDDSILK